From the Brassica napus cultivar Da-Ae chromosome A8, Da-Ae, whole genome shotgun sequence genome, one window contains:
- the LOC106403565 gene encoding fatty acyl-CoA reductase 3-like isoform X1, with the protein MSTEMEAVSVLQYLDNKSILVIGAAGFLANIFVEKILRVAPNVKKLYLLLRASNEKSATQRFKDEILGKDLYKVVKEKYGPNLTQLTSEKVTVVNGDICLADLGIQDSLAHEMIHQVDAIINLAATTKFDERYDVALGINTLGPLNVLDFAKKCENAKIFVHVSTAYVSGEKSGLIMETPYRMGETLNGTTGLDINHERKLVQEKLDQLLVIKTPPETITQAMKDMGLTRAKMYGWPNTYVFTKAMGEMMVGEKRDNISLVLIRPSIITSTFKEPFPGWTEGIRTIDSLAVGYGKGRLTCFLGDLNAISDVMPADMVVNSILVSMAAQAGKQKEIIYHLGSSQKNPLKNEKFPEVAYQYFTTKPWTNKDGKPVHVRKIEILSSMPSFHRYMAIHYSIPLKGLAVLNMVLCKLLDKSVKDFHRKINLALRLVDLYQPYLFFYGVFDDSNTEKLQRMVLKTGVETEMFYFDPKIINWDDYFVKTHIPGLVKYVF; encoded by the exons ATGTCGACAGAAATGGAGGCCGTAAGTGTTCTTCAGTACCTTGACAACAAGTCCATATTGGTCATTGGAGCGGCTGGGTTCTTAGCAAATA TTTTTGTGGAGAAGATATTAAGGGTGGCACCAAACGTGAAGAAACTCTATCTTCTTCTAAGAGCATCAAATGAAAAATCTGCTACCCAGAGGTTTAAGGATGAG ATCTTGGGGAAGGATTTGTACAAGGTGGTGAAAGAGAAGTATGGTCCAAATCTAACTCAACTTACATCTGAGAAAGTCACTGTCGTCAATGGGGACATTTGCCTTGCGGATTTGGGTATTCAAGACTCTTTGGCACATGAGATGATCCACCAAGTTGATGCCATTATTAATTTAGCGGCAACTACTAAGTTTGATGAACG ATACGATGTAGCACTTGGGATCAACACATTGGGTCCCCTCAATGTCTTGGATTTCGCCAAGAAATGTGAAAACGCTAAGATCTTTGTTCATGTATCAACAG CTTACGTGTCCGGGGAAAAATCTGGTTTGATAATGGAAACACCATACCGTATGGGTGAGACGTTGAATGGAACCACCGGCTTAGATATCAACCATGAGAGGAAATTGGTCCAGGAGAAACTTGACCAGCTCCTAGTCATCAAAACCCCTCCCGAAACAATCACACAAGCCATGAAGGATATGGGACTCACCAG GGCAAAAATGTACGGATGGCCAAACACATACGTTTTCACAAAAGCAATGGGAGAGATGATGGTAGGAGAAAAAAGAGACAATATATCACTTGTGTTGATCCGTCCATCAATTATTACCAGCACTTTCAAAGAACCATTCCCTGGTTGGACCGAGGGCATCAG GACTATTGATAGTTTAGCTGTCGGATACGGTAAAGGCAGACTCACATGCTTCCTTGGTGATCTTAATGCTATTTCTGATGTG ATGCCAGCAGATATGGTAGTAAATTCGATTCTAGTATCGATGGCCGCTCAAGCCGGGAAACAAAAAGAGATTATTTATCATTTGGGTTCCTCGCAAAAAAATCCGTTGAAGAATGAGAAATTTCCTGAAGTAGCATACCAGTATTTTACTACCAAACCATGGACTAACAAAGATGGGAAGCCAGTTCATGTACGGAAAATAGAGATTCTGAGTTCTATGCCAAGTTTCCACCGATACATGGCCATACATTACTCGATTCCACTAAAG GGACTTGCAGTACTAAACATGGTACTTTGCAAGTTGTTGGATAAAAGCGTTAAGGATTTTCATAGGAAGATAAATCTTGCGTTGCGGCTTGTTGATCTCTATCAGCCTTACCTCTTTTTCTATGGGGT ATTTGATGATTCAAACACAGAAAAACTGCAAAGAATGGTGTTGAAAACCGGAGTCGAAACTGAGATGTTCTATTTTGATCCAAAGATTATCAACTGGGACGACTATTTTGTGAAGACACATATTCCTGGGTTGGTTAAGTACGTTTTCTAG
- the LOC106403565 gene encoding fatty acyl-CoA reductase 3-like isoform X2: protein MIHQVDAIINLAATTKFDERYDVALGINTLGPLNVLDFAKKCENAKIFVHVSTAYVSGEKSGLIMETPYRMGETLNGTTGLDINHERKLVQEKLDQLLVIKTPPETITQAMKDMGLTRAKMYGWPNTYVFTKAMGEMMVGEKRDNISLVLIRPSIITSTFKEPFPGWTEGIRTIDSLAVGYGKGRLTCFLGDLNAISDVMPADMVVNSILVSMAAQAGKQKEIIYHLGSSQKNPLKNEKFPEVAYQYFTTKPWTNKDGKPVHVRKIEILSSMPSFHRYMAIHYSIPLKGLAVLNMVLCKLLDKSVKDFHRKINLALRLVDLYQPYLFFYGVFDDSNTEKLQRMVLKTGVETEMFYFDPKIINWDDYFVKTHIPGLVKYVF, encoded by the exons ATGATCCACCAAGTTGATGCCATTATTAATTTAGCGGCAACTACTAAGTTTGATGAACG ATACGATGTAGCACTTGGGATCAACACATTGGGTCCCCTCAATGTCTTGGATTTCGCCAAGAAATGTGAAAACGCTAAGATCTTTGTTCATGTATCAACAG CTTACGTGTCCGGGGAAAAATCTGGTTTGATAATGGAAACACCATACCGTATGGGTGAGACGTTGAATGGAACCACCGGCTTAGATATCAACCATGAGAGGAAATTGGTCCAGGAGAAACTTGACCAGCTCCTAGTCATCAAAACCCCTCCCGAAACAATCACACAAGCCATGAAGGATATGGGACTCACCAG GGCAAAAATGTACGGATGGCCAAACACATACGTTTTCACAAAAGCAATGGGAGAGATGATGGTAGGAGAAAAAAGAGACAATATATCACTTGTGTTGATCCGTCCATCAATTATTACCAGCACTTTCAAAGAACCATTCCCTGGTTGGACCGAGGGCATCAG GACTATTGATAGTTTAGCTGTCGGATACGGTAAAGGCAGACTCACATGCTTCCTTGGTGATCTTAATGCTATTTCTGATGTG ATGCCAGCAGATATGGTAGTAAATTCGATTCTAGTATCGATGGCCGCTCAAGCCGGGAAACAAAAAGAGATTATTTATCATTTGGGTTCCTCGCAAAAAAATCCGTTGAAGAATGAGAAATTTCCTGAAGTAGCATACCAGTATTTTACTACCAAACCATGGACTAACAAAGATGGGAAGCCAGTTCATGTACGGAAAATAGAGATTCTGAGTTCTATGCCAAGTTTCCACCGATACATGGCCATACATTACTCGATTCCACTAAAG GGACTTGCAGTACTAAACATGGTACTTTGCAAGTTGTTGGATAAAAGCGTTAAGGATTTTCATAGGAAGATAAATCTTGCGTTGCGGCTTGTTGATCTCTATCAGCCTTACCTCTTTTTCTATGGGGT ATTTGATGATTCAAACACAGAAAAACTGCAAAGAATGGTGTTGAAAACCGGAGTCGAAACTGAGATGTTCTATTTTGATCCAAAGATTATCAACTGGGACGACTATTTTGTGAAGACACATATTCCTGGGTTGGTTAAGTACGTTTTCTAG
- the LOC106432980 gene encoding endo-1,4-beta-xylanase 5 produces the protein MKLLLLLLAFCCLSLSRCEEKNVPYDYSATIECLGNPNKPQYNGGIIVNPDLQNGSQGWSQMGNTKVDFTEFGGNKFVIARGRNQSYDSVSQKVYLEKGLLYTFSAWLQVSKGNSPVRAVFKKNGKYKHAGSVIAESKCWSMLKGGLTVDESGPADLYFESEDTTAEIWVDSVSLQPFTQEEWSSHHKQSIDITRKGAVRIRAVNSAGEPVPNATISILQNRLGFPFGCSAGSNILGNQAFQDWFTKRFTVTVFENEMKWYSTEVVRGKEDYSTADAMVRLFKQHGIAIRGHHIILDDPKYQPSWVTALNGPDLYNAVKRRVDSVVSRYKGQLASWDVVNENLHFSFFENKMGPKVSYNVFEQAHAVDPTTTMFMNEFNTLEQPGDAVSSPARYLQKLRELQSIRVPGNIPLGIGLESHFFNTPNIPYMRSALDTLGATGLPIWLTEVDVAAPPNVQVTEIYLRVINILTLVLITIFFFYNLRKSWG, from the exons ATGAAGCTTCTTTTGCTACTGCTTGCCTTCTGCTGCCTTTCTCTATCAA GGTGTGAAGAAAAGAACGTACCATATGATTACTCGGCAACGATAGAG TGTCTAGGGAACCCTAATAAGCCACAGTACAATGGAGGGATCATCGTTAACCCTGACTTACAAAATGGTTCTCAGGGATGGTCACAAATGGGAAACACCAAAGTCGATTTCACAGAATTTGGAGGCAATAAGTTTGTTATTGCACGAGGGAGGAATCAATCTTATGATAGCGTCTCACAAAAGGTTTATTTGGAAAAGGGACTTCTCTACACTTTCTCTG CATGGTTACAAGTAAGTAAAGGGAATTCTCCTGTGAGAGCCGTTTTCAAGAAGAATGGTAAATATAAGCATGCCGGTTCAGTTATTGCTGAATCCAAATGCTGGTCCATGCTCAAAGGTGGTCTTACTGTTGACGAATCTGGTCCTGCCGATCTCTACTTTGAG AGCGAGGACACAACCGCTGAGATTTGGGTTGACAGCGTCTCGTTGCAACCATTTACACAAGAAGAGTGGAGCTCTCACCACAAGCAGAGCATTGACATAACGAGGAAAGGAGCCGTGAGGATCAGAGCCGTAAACAGCGCCGGTGAGCCAGTACCAAACGCAACCATCTCAATCTTACAGAACAGACTCGGGTTCCCATTCGGGTGCTCGGCAGGAAGTAACATACTTGGGAACCAAGCCTTCCAAGACTGGTTCACTAAGAGATTCACCGTGACAGTTTTCGAGAACGAGATGAAATGGTACAGCACGGAAGTTGTAAGAGGCAAAGAGGATTACTCAACCGCAGACGCGATGGTAAGATTATTCAAGCAGCATGGGATCGCTATACGTGGCCACCATATTATATTGGACGACCCTAAATATCAACCTAGTTGGGTGACGGCATTGAACGGACCCGATCTCTACAACGCCGTGAAGAGAAGGGTTGACTCGGTGGTGTCAAGGTACAAAGGCCAGCTCGCTAGTTGGGACGTTGTGAATGAGAATCTTCATTTCTCGTTCTTTGAGAACAAGATGGGCCCTAAAGTCTCCTATAACGTCTTTGAGCAGGCGCATGCTGTTGACCCAACGACTACAATGTTTATGAATGAATTCAATACGTTAGAGCAACCAGGGGATGCGGTGTCTAGTCCAGCAAGGTATTTGCAGAAGCTTAGAGAGCTTCAATCTATTCGTGTCCCCGGAAACATTCCTTTAGGGATCGGTCTTGAGTCTCATTTTTTCAACACTCCTAACATTCCGTATATGAGATCAGCTCTTGACACTCTTGGTGCCACTGGTTTGCCTATTTGGCTCACTGAGGTCGACGTCGCAGCTCCTCCAAATGTTCAGGTAACTGAAATATATTTAAgggttataaatattttaacgtTAGTcttaataacaatattttttttttacaatttgagAAAATCTTGGGGGTAA